The sequence TTGCGAAGAAACTACGAGAACGGCCCACCCGCTGACTGGCAGGAACGCTTCATATCAAGCTATGCCAGCAGTCATCCGGCCGAGGATTTCGCCGAATGCTGGGCTCATTGTCTTCACATCGTCGATACGCTCGAGACGGCGCGCGCCTTTGGCTTGTCGATCGATCCGCGCCACCACGAAGAGATGGCGGCGGAAGTGGACTTCGACCCCTATACGGTGCGGGAAGCGCAGGTGCTTGTCGATTCTTGGATACCGCTGAGCGTTGCACTGAATGCTGTTCAGCGCAGTATGGGGCAGCCGGACAGTTATCCCTTTGTCCTTTCGCCACCGGTCGTCGAGAAGCTCGATTTCGTCATAAATCTGGTTCACGGCGCGCGGAGAAGCTGATCGCGAGTGCTGCAATTCAGAGCGCTGATTTTGTAGCTCGTTCGGCCCGCAGCGCCGTGAACACCGGCAGCTTTCAAGCCCTCTTCATCAGCGGAAATCGCTCCTTGAGCAGCCGCAGGATCGATTCCGAACCGACGGGCGGGCCGAACAGGAAGCTCTGCCCGTAGTCGCATCCCATCTGCGATAGCTGGATCGCATCCTCTTCCGACTCGATGCCTTCGGCCACTACCTGCATGCCGAGTTCGCGTGCCATCGTGATCACCGAGCGCAGCAGAATGCCGCGCTTGTCGCTCGGATCACGCACCAGCGCCTTGTCGATCTTGATCGTGTCGAAGGGAAAACGTGTCAGATAGGAGAGCGAGGAATGGCCGGTGCCGAAATCGTCCAGGGCCAGCCGCAGGCCCGCTTCCTTGAGCTTCTCGAGCACGAGACGAGCTTGCTCCGGATTCTCCATCACCAGCGATTCGGTCAGCTCCATCTTTACCTTTGCCGGATCGCAGCGGTTCTTGTTGAGGACCGCGCGCACGTCATCGTAGAGCTCGTTGTTGAGAAGCTGTGCGCTCGACAGATTGATCGAGACGAAAATCGGCAGGTCGCCGGTCTGGATCTGCCAGTCGGTGAGATCGCTCGTTGCCTTCTCGAAGGCGAACATGCCGATCTGGTTTATGACGTCGGAGTTCTCGGCAATCGGGATGAACTCAGTCGGCGAGATGTTGCCACGCTTAGGATGATCCCAGCGCATGAGCGCCTCGAAACCGGCGATCTCAGCGTCGCTAAGCCGGACGATCGGCTGATAAACAAGGGACAGTTCCTTGCGCTCGATCGCTCGCTTCAGATCCGCCTCGAGCTGAAGGCGGTCCGAACCCGACGTTCGGAATGCCGGCCGGAAGGGCTCGACGCGGCTGCCGCCCGCCTTCTTGGCGCGGAACATCGCAAGCTCGGCGTCATCAAGCAGGCCGGCCGCGTTCTGTTCCTGATCGAGCCAGGAAACGAGGCCGATCGAGGCGGTCAGGTTGATTTCGCGATTGCCGTAGTTGAGCGGAACCATGATCGCCTTGCTGACCGCATCGGCGAAGTCCGCGATCTTTGCCGGATCGCGCTCGGACATGAGGATCAGCCCAAACTGGTCGCCGCCGAGACGCGCCAGGGTATCTTGCGGGCGCAGGAGCCGGCGCAGGCGACGCGTCAAGGCGATGAGAATGTTATCGCCGGCAGCAATGCCGAGCATGTCATTGACCTGCTTGTAGCGATCGATGTCGATGGCGAGGACGGTCGGGCGCACGGGGTTGGCGCTGTCGGCCATCAGCAGGATCGCCTGCAAGCGGTCTAGGAACACCTGTCTGTTCGGCAGGCCGGTCAGATTGTCGAGAAGCGCGTTGTGCAGCAGCCGCTCGACCGAGTTGCGCTGTTCGGTGATATCGACAATGGTGCCGACGCAGCGGATGATTTCGCCGTTGGCGCCGAGCACAGGCCGCGCTCGGATCGATAGCCAGTGATAGTGACCGTCTTCGGCGCGCACGCGAAACTCATGGTTCAACCGGCCGCGCCTGTGTTCCAGGAGCACATCCAACGTCGCCCGGAACCGATCGCGATCGTCCGGATGCAGCCGCGGCACCCAGTTGCGGACAGGTCCACTCATCGTTCCGAGCGAGAGGCCGAGCTGGTGCGAGATATCGGGAATGGTGACAACGCGGTCGCGGGCCACGTCCCAGTCCCAGACCGTGTCGCCCGAACCGGTCAGCGCAAGCGATTGGCGTTCCAGGTCGGAGAACAGGCCCTGCTGGTAGGCGCCGCCGGCAAAGGCATGCTGCATGACGGTGAAGCCGATCAGAAGCACGATGAGGACGAGCCCCCCGCCAAGCGCCGGCTGCACGATGTCGTTGGCAAGCTGGCCGGTCACGGCAAGCCAGGCGCCGAAGAGCCAGACGAGGATCAGCAGCCAGGCCGGGACGAGAAGAATGGCACGGTCGTAACGGTTGAAGCCGAGATAGGCGATCAGCACGATGCCGACGATCGCCGTCAATGCGAAGGAGAGGCGGGCGATGCCCGAGGCGATTGCCGGATCATAGATGGCCACCCCGAAGAGCAGCCCCAAGCCAAGAATCCAGGCGAGTGTCGCGTAGCCAAGATGCTGGTGCCAGCGATTGAGGTTCAAATAGGTGAAGAGGAAGACGACCAGTCCAGCCGCCAGAAACACTTCTGCCCCCGCTCTCCATATTCGCTCGTCACCCGCCGTCACACTGATCAGCTTGGAAAGGAAGCCGAAATCGACGCAGATATAGGCAAGCACCGCCCAGGCGAGCGCCGCGGTCGCCGGCAGCATCGAGGTGCCTTTGACGACGAAGAGGATGGTGAGGAACACCGCCAGAAGTCCCGCAATCCCAAGCACGATCCCGCGATAGAGCGTGAATGCATTCACGGTGTCCTTGTAGGCGTCGGGCTGCCAGAGATAGATCTGCGGCAGATCCGGCGTTGTCAGTTCGGCAACGAAAGTGATGACAGCGCCCGGATTGAGCGTGATGCGGAAGACATCAGCCTCGTCGCTCGGCTGCCGGTCGAGCGCAAAACCCTCGCTCGGCGTGATCGACAGAATACGCTGGGATCCAAGATCGGGCCAGAACAGCTTGGAATTCACCAGCCGGAAATGAGGCGCGACGATAACGCGCTCGAGCTGCTCCTCCGAGACATTGGCAAGCGCGAAAACGGCCCAGTCCCCTTGATGGTTTTCCGTGCTCGAGCGCACCTCGATGCGCCGCACGATGCCGTCCGTGCCGGGAGCGGTGGAAACCTGGAACGCCTCGCCCCGTCCGCTGTAGATTTCCGTCGTGGCGGTGAGGTCGAGCGCGGTATCCTCCCGCGAGATTTTCACCGGTTCGAGCGCATGCGCGACGCCGCCGGCAAGGCCGAGCGCGAAGACGACGAATGCGACCAGAAGCGCCGCTAGCTTTGTGGCTGGCCACGCGAACGGCTTACAGGTTAGGGGCATCAAAGGGGCATATTCCTGTTCGGTACGGCGTCGGCGGACAGAAGGGAAAACATCAGATGATCCCGCCACTGTCCGTTTATCTTCAAGTACTGTCTCAAATAGCCTTCACGCTCAAAGCCGGCCTTTTCAAGGAGGCGAATGCTCCGTGCGTTCTCTGGAATACAGGCTGCTTCAATACGGTGCAACTCAAGGGTCGAAAAGATGTAGGGGATCGTCAGCTTCAGCGCCTCGAACATATGGCCCTGACCGGCATATTTCTGCCCCATCCAGTAACCGATCATGCAGTTCTGCGCCGCACCTCGCCGGATGTGGCCGATGGTCAAGCCGCCAAGGAGGATTTCATCGGGCTTGTGGAATAGGAACAACGGCACAGCCTGACCGGAGGCGTATTCCTGCTCATTGCGAATGACTCGGCTTCGAAAGGCGCTCTCGGTCATTTCGTCGACGCGCCAGGTCGGCTCCCAAGGCTCCAGGAAGGCGCGACTCGCGCTGCGCAAGTGGTACCACTGCCGATAATCGGCATACCGGGGCAGGCGGAGCAGGTAATGCTGATTGGCGATCTCGACCGACTCGGGCTGCCGCGACAGGAACCGAAAAACCGATCGTGCCATACGTACCTCCGGGCCAAACTCAGGAGCGGGATGCTGGCGGAAAACCGCGCCGCACTTCCCTATCCCGCATCAAATCAATTGCGTGAACGGGTGGGAATCCTCCGTTCGCGGCGCCGCCGATCACTCGTGCGAGGCCGTCGTTCAATCCTGAACGTTGCACAAGTTTGCGCTCGAATCGAATCCGATTTTTCAGGAATTGTGAGAGAAAGAAGATTGCCTCTCAACACGTCTATCGACAACGTCTCTACCGCGCCGCGCGTCTTTTCAGACGCACGAACTGCTGCATGGTTTATCCTTAAAATCGGCTCCGATTTTAGGAAACATGCAGTAATTAGCCCGCGAGCGCGCGTGTATCGGCCTTGGTGGTAAGCGTCGACAGGATATCGTTCATTGGCGCGAGATGTTCGAGCGGGCCGATCGCCGAAAGCGTGGGCACCGTATCGAAGAACAGTCGGCCTGCGAGATCCGTCAGGCGCTCGATCGTGATACCGGACAAGCGCTCCATCAGTTCGTCATTCGGAATCGGGCGGCCGTAGAGCATCATCTGGCGTGCGATCTGGCC is a genomic window of Sinorhizobium numidicum containing:
- a CDS encoding sensor domain-containing phosphodiesterase → MPLTCKPFAWPATKLAALLVAFVVFALGLAGGVAHALEPVKISREDTALDLTATTEIYSGRGEAFQVSTAPGTDGIVRRIEVRSSTENHQGDWAVFALANVSEEQLERVIVAPHFRLVNSKLFWPDLGSQRILSITPSEGFALDRQPSDEADVFRITLNPGAVITFVAELTTPDLPQIYLWQPDAYKDTVNAFTLYRGIVLGIAGLLAVFLTILFVVKGTSMLPATAALAWAVLAYICVDFGFLSKLISVTAGDERIWRAGAEVFLAAGLVVFLFTYLNLNRWHQHLGYATLAWILGLGLLFGVAIYDPAIASGIARLSFALTAIVGIVLIAYLGFNRYDRAILLVPAWLLILVWLFGAWLAVTGQLANDIVQPALGGGLVLIVLLIGFTVMQHAFAGGAYQQGLFSDLERQSLALTGSGDTVWDWDVARDRVVTIPDISHQLGLSLGTMSGPVRNWVPRLHPDDRDRFRATLDVLLEHRRGRLNHEFRVRAEDGHYHWLSIRARPVLGANGEIIRCVGTIVDITEQRNSVERLLHNALLDNLTGLPNRQVFLDRLQAILLMADSANPVRPTVLAIDIDRYKQVNDMLGIAAGDNILIALTRRLRRLLRPQDTLARLGGDQFGLILMSERDPAKIADFADAVSKAIMVPLNYGNREINLTASIGLVSWLDQEQNAAGLLDDAELAMFRAKKAGGSRVEPFRPAFRTSGSDRLQLEADLKRAIERKELSLVYQPIVRLSDAEIAGFEALMRWDHPKRGNISPTEFIPIAENSDVINQIGMFAFEKATSDLTDWQIQTGDLPIFVSINLSSAQLLNNELYDDVRAVLNKNRCDPAKVKMELTESLVMENPEQARLVLEKLKEAGLRLALDDFGTGHSSLSYLTRFPFDTIKIDKALVRDPSDKRGILLRSVITMARELGMQVVAEGIESEEDAIQLSQMGCDYGQSFLFGPPVGSESILRLLKERFPLMKRA
- a CDS encoding GNAT family N-acetyltransferase, which translates into the protein MARSVFRFLSRQPESVEIANQHYLLRLPRYADYRQWYHLRSASRAFLEPWEPTWRVDEMTESAFRSRVIRNEQEYASGQAVPLFLFHKPDEILLGGLTIGHIRRGAAQNCMIGYWMGQKYAGQGHMFEALKLTIPYIFSTLELHRIEAACIPENARSIRLLEKAGFEREGYLRQYLKINGQWRDHLMFSLLSADAVPNRNMPL